TGCACGTCCAGAAAGATTTTCAGGAATATCAATTGTTAACTCTTCAATTGGTTCACATTTTACACCATCAATTTCTTTAATGATTACTTGTGGTTGACCAATTTGTAATTCATATCCTTCACGACGCATCGTTTCAATTAAAACTGATAAGTGAAGAACCCCACGACCGAAAACCATAAATTTGTCGGCAGAATCTGTTTCATGAACGCGTAACGCTAAGTTTTTCTCTAATTCTTTATTTAAACGGTCTTTAATGTGACGAGAAGTTACAAACTTACCTTCTTTACCAAAGAACGGCGAATCGTTAATGGTAAATAACATACTCATTGTTGGCTCATCAATAGCAATAGTTTCTAATGCTTCTGGATTTTCGTAATCAGCGATTGAATCACCAATTTCAAATCCTTCTAACCCAACAACAGCACAAATATCACCTGCTTGTACAGATGCAACTTTACGACGTCCTAAACCTTCAAAAACTTGTAGTTCTTTAATTTTAGTTTTTACAATTTTACCATCGCGTTTTACTAAAGAGATATTCATCCCTTCTTTTAATTCGCCACGTTGTAAACGACCAATTGCAATACGACCTGTAAATGATGAATAATCTAATGATGTAATTAACATTTGAGGCGTTCCGTCTGCATCAACCTTTGGAGTTGGTACATTTTCTAAAACCATATCTAATAATGGCTCTAAGCTGTCTGTTTTTTGTTTCCAATCTGTCGACATCCAGTTATTTTTAGCAGAACCATAAACAACAGGGAAATCTAACTGATCTTCAGTAGCACCTAATTCAAACATTAAGTCAAAAACTTTTTCATACACCTCATCTGGCGTACAGTTTTCTTTATCTACTTTATTAATTACAACACACGGTTTTTTACCTAAGCTAATAGCTTTTTGCAATACAAAACGAGTTTGTGGCATTGGCCCTTCAAAAGCATCAACTAATAAACAAACCCCATCAACCATATTTAAAACACGTTCTACCTCACCTCCAAAATCGGCGTGGCCCGGAGTATCGATAATGTTGATTTTGGTACCTTTATATTGAACAGAAACGTTTTTAGAAGTAATAGTAATTCCTCTTTCACGCTCTATATCATTATTGTCAAGAATTAAATCACCTGAGTTCTCTGCTTCTTTAAACAGATTACAGTGATACATAATTTTGTCTACCAAAGTTGTTTTACCGTGGTCAACGTGCGCAATAATAGCGATGTTTCTAATAGATGTCATATTTTATATTTGAAAGTGCAAAATTAGTAAAAAAATCTTAAGGGCTAAAATGTTATGCATGAAAATATTAAATACAAAAAAAGCTCTCAAGTATTTTTGAGAGCTTTTTGTATATTACATAAACAATTACGCTAATTTAGCAACATGTTTAGTTAATTTTGATTTTAAGTTTGACGCTTTGTTAGCATGAATAATATTTTTCTTTGC
This genomic window from Flavobacterium agricola contains:
- the typA gene encoding translational GTPase TypA, translated to MTSIRNIAIIAHVDHGKTTLVDKIMYHCNLFKEAENSGDLILDNNDIERERGITITSKNVSVQYKGTKINIIDTPGHADFGGEVERVLNMVDGVCLLVDAFEGPMPQTRFVLQKAISLGKKPCVVINKVDKENCTPDEVYEKVFDLMFELGATEDQLDFPVVYGSAKNNWMSTDWKQKTDSLEPLLDMVLENVPTPKVDADGTPQMLITSLDYSSFTGRIAIGRLQRGELKEGMNISLVKRDGKIVKTKIKELQVFEGLGRRKVASVQAGDICAVVGLEGFEIGDSIADYENPEALETIAIDEPTMSMLFTINDSPFFGKEGKFVTSRHIKDRLNKELEKNLALRVHETDSADKFMVFGRGVLHLSVLIETMRREGYELQIGQPQVIIKEIDGVKCEPIEELTIDIPENLSGRAVEYVSLRKGEMLSMEPKGDRMVIMFNIPSRGIIGLRNQLLTATAGEAIMSHRFIEYQPYKGEIAGRNNGSLISMENGKAIPYSIDKLQDRGKFFVDPNEDIYEGQVIGENTRSDDMVINVTKTKKLSNVRSSGADDKARIIPAIKFSLEEALEYIQKDEYVEVTPKSIRLRKIFLSENDRKRNKIA